The proteins below come from a single Miscanthus floridulus cultivar M001 chromosome 1, ASM1932011v1, whole genome shotgun sequence genomic window:
- the LOC136486682 gene encoding large ribosomal subunit protein uL14x/uL14z/uL14y, with protein MSKRGRGGTAGNKFRMSLGLPVAATVNCADNTGAKNLYIISVKGIKGRLNRLPSACVGDMVMATVKKGKPDLRKKVMPAVIVRQRKPWRRKDGVYMYFEDNAGVIVNPKGEMKGSAITGPIGKECADLWPRIASAANAIV; from the exons aTGTCGAAGCGCG GGAGGGGAGGGACTGCGGGGAACAAGTTCCGCATGTCGCTGGGTCTCCCCGTGGCAGCGACTGTGAACTGCGCGGACAACACGGGCGCCAAGAACCTGTACATCATCTCCGTCAAGGGCATCAAGGGTAGGCTCAACCGCCTGCCGTCCGCCTGCGTCGGCGACATGGTCATGGCCACCGTCAAGAAGGGTAAGCCCGACCTCAGGAAGAAGGTCATGCCTGCCGTCATCGTCCGCCAGCGCAAGCCGTGGCGCCGCAAGGACGGAGTCTACATGTACTTCGAAG ataatgctggagtcatcgtGAACCCCAAGGGTGAGATGAAAG GATCTGCTATCACTGGACCTATTGGCAAGGAGTGTGCTGACCTTTGGCCTAGGATTGCTAGTGCAGCAAACGCCATTGTCTGA